From Spirosoma aerolatum, one genomic window encodes:
- a CDS encoding DUF2911 domain-containing protein yields the protein MKVAGILAGLLLCFALSTEAQSLRGLDKSPMDMAYYPDDFAHDRKFAPAKVGDKVYARVTYSRPAKNGRDVFGKLIPYGKVWRVGANEATEIKFFTDATIQGKKLKAGVYSLYTIPNETEWTIILNSDLDQWGAYSYKPELDVLRVTAPVKKTENVVENFTIQFKKAKDTPTESVMMLAWDNVLIEVPVTF from the coding sequence ATGAAAGTTGCTGGTATACTGGCTGGTTTACTTCTTTGTTTTGCCTTATCGACCGAAGCGCAATCGTTGCGGGGCCTCGACAAAAGCCCGATGGACATGGCGTATTATCCCGACGATTTTGCTCATGATCGTAAATTTGCCCCCGCTAAAGTGGGCGATAAAGTCTACGCCCGTGTTACCTACAGTCGGCCTGCCAAAAACGGTCGGGACGTGTTTGGCAAACTCATTCCGTATGGTAAAGTATGGCGGGTTGGTGCGAACGAAGCTACCGAAATCAAGTTTTTTACCGATGCTACAATTCAGGGGAAGAAGCTCAAAGCGGGTGTGTATTCGCTATATACGATTCCGAATGAAACAGAGTGGACAATCATTCTGAATTCAGATCTGGACCAATGGGGCGCTTATAGCTACAAACCAGAACTGGATGTATTACGGGTAACAGCTCCTGTTAAAAAGACCGAAAATGTGGTTGAAAATTTTACGATTCAATTTAAAAAAGCAAAAGACACGCCAACCGAGTCAGTCATGATGTTGGCCTGGGATAACGTCTTGATTGAAGTGCCCGTCACTTTTTAA
- a CDS encoding glycosyltransferase: MFFSVIIPVYNRPDELRELLESLTKQTYDQFEVLVIEDGSRDKADEVVNTFRDRLAIRYFFKPNSGQGFTRNYGFERARGDYFVIFDSDALVPDHYFAIVNERISQDKLDAYGGPDKAHPDFTPIQRAISYSMTSPFTTGGIRGSKKNLGGTYHPRSFNMGLSRNVWETIGGYKLTRMGEDIEFAIRIIENGFRTGLIPDAFIYHKRRTDFGQFFRQLRFFGRARINISRYYPGELKLVHAIPALFTLFVLSIPLWALISPILFGIAIGLVGLIALLILIDATRKEKSLKIGVLSVEAAFIQLLGYGIGFLSEGWKRIREPKEFRETGASIEYPS; the protein is encoded by the coding sequence ATGTTCTTTTCCGTTATCATACCCGTTTACAATCGCCCGGACGAGTTACGCGAGCTTTTGGAGAGCCTGACGAAACAGACGTATGACCAGTTTGAAGTGCTTGTGATTGAAGATGGTTCACGGGACAAAGCTGATGAAGTAGTCAACACGTTCCGTGACCGGTTAGCTATACGGTATTTCTTTAAACCTAATTCAGGGCAGGGATTTACCCGAAACTACGGTTTTGAACGCGCCAGAGGGGATTATTTCGTTATTTTTGATTCCGACGCGCTTGTTCCAGACCATTATTTTGCCATTGTGAATGAGCGCATTAGTCAGGATAAGCTGGATGCCTATGGCGGGCCTGATAAAGCCCATCCTGATTTTACGCCTATACAGCGGGCAATTAGCTATTCGATGACATCACCCTTTACAACAGGGGGAATACGGGGCAGTAAGAAAAATCTTGGAGGAACTTACCATCCCCGAAGTTTCAATATGGGACTTTCTCGTAACGTATGGGAGACGATCGGAGGATATAAACTGACACGGATGGGCGAAGATATTGAATTTGCTATTCGTATCATCGAAAATGGGTTCCGTACGGGTCTGATTCCCGACGCGTTTATCTATCACAAACGCAGAACCGATTTTGGCCAGTTCTTTCGGCAACTCCGCTTTTTTGGGCGAGCTAGAATCAATATTTCGCGGTATTATCCCGGCGAACTAAAGCTGGTGCATGCCATTCCGGCTTTGTTTACACTATTTGTTTTGTCAATTCCGCTGTGGGCACTGATCAGCCCCATTCTGTTTGGGATAGCAATTGGTTTAGTAGGGCTGATCGCGTTGCTTATCCTAATTGACGCTACTCGAAAAGAAAAGAGCCTGAAAATTGGCGTATTGAGTGTGGAGGCCGCCTTCATACAGTTGCTCGGCTATGGTATTGGCTTTTTAAGCGAGGGATGGAAACGGATACGGGAGCCGAAAGAGTTTAGAGAGACTGGAGCCAGTATTGAATACCCATCTTAA
- the hemL gene encoding glutamate-1-semialdehyde 2,1-aminomutase: protein MTTSEQLFEKAKTLIPGGVNSPVRAFRAVGGSPLFIKSAKGPYLYDEDGRQYIELINSWGPMILGHAFEPVEKAVRDAIQYSFSFGAPTRKEVEMAELITAMVPSVEKVRMVNSGTEATMAAIRVARGFTGRDKIIKFEGCYHGHGDSFLIAAGSGAMTMGVPDSPGVTKATAADTLTAPYNDLAAVETLLENNQNQVAAVILEPVVGNMGCVLPEPGFLEGIRSLCDKYGALLIFDEVMTGFRLAKGGAQERFGIKPDLTTMGKIIGGGMPVGAYGGRADIMNQVSPAGPIYQAGTLSGNPIAMSAGMAMLHYLNEHPEVYTRLETIGDKLVNGFRKGLQKAGVNYTINHIGSMFTLFMTERPVSNFSDAKSCDVPQFGRYFHAMLDRGVYLAPSQFESLFLSIALTDDLVDQIIQANEESLLEAINN from the coding sequence ATGACAACGAGCGAACAATTATTTGAAAAGGCGAAAACGCTTATTCCGGGTGGGGTAAACTCACCTGTGCGTGCTTTCCGGGCAGTTGGCGGATCTCCACTGTTTATCAAATCGGCTAAGGGCCCTTACCTCTATGATGAAGACGGGCGTCAGTATATTGAATTAATAAATTCGTGGGGGCCGATGATTCTGGGGCACGCCTTTGAACCAGTCGAAAAGGCGGTGCGTGATGCGATTCAGTACTCATTTTCGTTTGGGGCGCCGACACGTAAAGAAGTTGAAATGGCCGAATTGATTACGGCAATGGTACCTTCAGTCGAGAAGGTTCGAATGGTTAATTCGGGTACGGAAGCAACAATGGCCGCTATCCGAGTGGCCAGAGGGTTTACCGGACGAGATAAAATTATCAAGTTTGAAGGCTGTTACCACGGCCATGGCGATTCGTTTCTGATTGCGGCTGGTAGTGGTGCCATGACGATGGGCGTGCCAGACAGTCCCGGTGTAACGAAAGCGACAGCCGCTGATACACTGACAGCTCCATACAACGATTTGGCGGCTGTAGAGACCTTGCTGGAAAATAATCAGAATCAGGTAGCTGCGGTTATTCTGGAGCCAGTTGTCGGTAATATGGGATGCGTATTGCCAGAGCCTGGCTTTCTGGAAGGCATTCGCTCGCTATGCGACAAATACGGAGCTTTACTGATTTTTGACGAGGTGATGACCGGATTTCGTCTGGCAAAAGGGGGCGCACAAGAACGCTTTGGCATCAAGCCCGATCTGACCACAATGGGGAAGATCATTGGGGGCGGTATGCCAGTCGGGGCTTATGGTGGCCGGGCTGATATTATGAACCAGGTATCACCGGCTGGACCTATTTATCAGGCTGGTACATTATCTGGTAATCCGATTGCTATGTCGGCCGGTATGGCGATGCTGCACTATCTGAATGAACATCCTGAGGTTTATACACGCCTGGAAACCATTGGGGATAAACTCGTGAATGGATTTCGTAAGGGCTTACAGAAAGCGGGGGTAAACTACACCATCAACCATATCGGCTCCATGTTTACCCTGTTTATGACTGAGCGGCCCGTTTCGAACTTTTCGGATGCCAAGTCCTGTGATGTACCCCAGTTTGGCCGGTATTTTCACGCGATGCTGGACCGTGGCGTCTATTTGGCTCCATCGCAGTTCGAAAGTCTGTTCCTATCAATTGCCTTAACCGACGACCTAGTGGATCAGATCATTCAGGCCAACGAAGAAAGTCTCCTGGAAGCGATAAATAATTAG
- the yidC gene encoding membrane protein insertase YidC, whose translation MDRNQLIGIVLILAMLVGYQLLVPKPAPEKEPAQKIQTTKPKSASSAEAAINKAEQPLDSAAAKAQFGDFAAVATGEARDITVENKDLKVTFSTWGGRVKEVVLKNYKTFDQKPLVLIDEKSSKTLLELPTQQGKVNLHQLYYQTSTSNGQVSGQNQQIVFRAEVAPGQSIEQVYTIPSEGYVIDYDLKLNGLTSTVGNGDIRFFWEDKMRQYENDLANNRRAATINYLTADENFENLAEGESNQEATLEEPVQWFTIKHKYFLSGFIDKNAPMTKASFKTLVDPTDSSVVKTAIADVMLPIADVKAGKGQYKFYYGPNKFQLLGSIAPEFDRNVYLGYSILKPINKYFFVPVFNFLEKFIANYGLLIVALVVFVKLLLTPLTYKSYVSMAKMRVLAPEINEIKERVGDDMAKQQSEQMKLYQEVGVSPLSGCVPVLATMPILFALFMLFPNLIELRQKAFLWSSDLSTYDAFLKFPTLPFIGSHLSLFTVLMTASSIAYAYYNNQTTPTQPGPVNMKALSYIFPLMFMFVLNSYPAGLTFYYFVSNIVTITQQQLIRRFVDEDKIKAVLDENRRKNASGQGKKPGGFQALLQKQLAAAEEARKQAEEAQRKARSKK comes from the coding sequence ATGGATCGTAATCAACTCATTGGCATTGTCCTGATTCTGGCGATGCTGGTCGGCTACCAGCTTTTGGTGCCGAAACCCGCTCCCGAAAAGGAACCGGCTCAAAAAATACAAACCACGAAACCGAAGTCGGCTTCCAGTGCCGAAGCAGCTATTAATAAAGCAGAACAACCGCTCGATTCGGCCGCTGCCAAAGCTCAATTTGGTGATTTTGCCGCCGTTGCTACCGGAGAAGCGCGTGATATTACCGTTGAAAATAAAGACCTCAAAGTCACCTTCAGTACTTGGGGTGGCCGGGTAAAAGAAGTGGTTTTGAAAAACTACAAAACCTTCGACCAGAAGCCGCTTGTCCTGATCGATGAGAAAAGTAGTAAAACCCTCCTGGAACTGCCTACGCAGCAGGGTAAGGTTAACCTGCATCAGTTGTATTACCAGACATCTACGTCAAATGGTCAGGTAAGTGGACAGAACCAGCAAATTGTTTTTCGTGCCGAAGTCGCACCGGGGCAATCAATAGAGCAGGTATATACCATTCCATCCGAAGGCTATGTGATCGACTATGATCTGAAATTAAATGGGCTGACCAGCACGGTTGGCAATGGCGATATCCGGTTCTTCTGGGAAGATAAGATGCGTCAGTACGAAAACGATCTGGCGAACAACCGCCGAGCAGCTACGATCAACTACCTGACCGCCGATGAAAACTTCGAAAATCTGGCCGAAGGCGAAAGCAATCAGGAAGCTACCCTCGAAGAACCCGTTCAGTGGTTTACCATCAAGCACAAATACTTTCTGTCGGGCTTCATCGATAAGAACGCTCCCATGACCAAAGCCAGCTTCAAAACGCTGGTTGACCCCACTGACAGTAGTGTTGTGAAAACGGCTATTGCTGATGTTATGCTGCCCATAGCGGATGTGAAGGCGGGAAAAGGGCAATACAAATTCTACTATGGCCCGAATAAGTTTCAGCTACTGGGCAGTATAGCCCCAGAATTTGATCGGAACGTATATTTAGGTTACTCAATTCTGAAACCGATCAACAAGTACTTCTTTGTACCTGTATTCAACTTCTTGGAGAAATTTATTGCCAACTATGGTCTATTGATTGTAGCCCTGGTGGTCTTTGTGAAATTGCTTCTAACACCGTTAACTTATAAGTCATATGTGAGTATGGCGAAAATGCGGGTGTTAGCGCCAGAGATCAATGAGATCAAAGAGCGTGTGGGCGATGACATGGCCAAGCAGCAATCTGAGCAGATGAAGTTATATCAGGAAGTAGGCGTAAGCCCGCTGAGTGGCTGCGTACCCGTGCTGGCTACTATGCCAATCCTGTTTGCGCTGTTCATGCTTTTCCCAAACCTGATTGAGCTTCGGCAAAAGGCATTTCTCTGGTCTAGTGACCTTTCGACCTACGATGCCTTTCTGAAGTTTCCAACACTGCCGTTTATTGGTAGCCATCTGAGCTTGTTTACGGTGCTGATGACGGCTTCTTCCATTGCGTACGCATATTACAACAACCAGACTACGCCAACGCAGCCGGGACCTGTGAATATGAAAGCCCTGAGCTACATATTCCCGCTCATGTTTATGTTCGTGCTGAATTCCTATCCTGCAGGGTTAACGTTCTACTATTTCGTTTCAAACATTGTGACGATTACCCAGCAGCAACTTATCCGACGGTTTGTCGATGAAGATAAGATTAAAGCGGTGCTGGATGAAAATCGTCGGAAGAACGCTTCGGGTCAGGGTAAGAAACCCGGTGGGTTCCAGGCATTGCTACAAAAGCAATTGGCGGCAGCCGAAGAGGCTCGTAAACAAGCCGAAGAGGCACAACGAAAAGCGAGGTCTAAAAAATAA
- a CDS encoding LOG family protein codes for MEETKENVHRSEAQSTERIATDLPKRDELLLTPDEQRIKEAFTDHDWNEIKTADSWVIFKVMAEFVEGFDKLAKIGPCVSIFGSARTKPDNKYYKMTEEIAAKLVRHGYGVITGGGPGIMEAGNKGAFEQGGKSVGLNIKLPFEQHSNIYIDPDKSINFDFFFVRKVMFVKYAQGFVVMPGGMGTLDELFEAMTLIQTRKIARFPIVLVGRSYWQGLIDWINNVMLGEEHNINPEDMKLINVVDTPTEAVKVIDDFYSKYLLKPNF; via the coding sequence ATGGAAGAAACAAAAGAAAATGTTCACCGCTCTGAAGCGCAGAGCACCGAACGCATTGCTACAGATTTACCTAAGCGCGACGAGTTACTCCTTACCCCCGATGAACAACGTATAAAAGAAGCGTTTACGGACCATGACTGGAATGAAATAAAAACGGCCGACTCGTGGGTGATTTTTAAAGTAATGGCCGAATTTGTTGAAGGCTTTGACAAATTAGCTAAAATTGGCCCCTGCGTATCGATATTTGGTTCTGCTCGTACTAAACCCGATAATAAATATTACAAAATGACCGAAGAGATTGCGGCCAAATTGGTGCGGCATGGTTATGGAGTCATTACTGGAGGAGGGCCAGGGATTATGGAAGCCGGTAATAAAGGTGCCTTTGAGCAGGGTGGTAAATCGGTTGGACTGAATATCAAACTGCCATTTGAGCAGCATAGCAATATTTATATAGATCCTGACAAAAGCATTAACTTCGATTTTTTCTTTGTCCGGAAAGTGATGTTCGTTAAGTATGCACAGGGATTTGTGGTCATGCCCGGTGGTATGGGTACGCTCGACGAGCTCTTTGAAGCGATGACATTGATTCAAACCCGAAAAATTGCCCGCTTCCCCATTGTGCTGGTTGGCCGATCCTATTGGCAGGGGCTTATCGACTGGATCAACAATGTGATGCTGGGCGAAGAACATAATATCAACCCGGAGGATATGAAACTGATCAATGTGGTTGATACGCCTACTGAAGCCGTCAAGGTTATTGATGATTTTTATAGCAAATATCTGCTTAAGCCGAATTTTTGA
- the dnaB gene encoding replicative DNA helicase has product MENNARPNQHLRKPSAFAGGRQQAGNHWLDTGLGKLPPQALDLEEAVLGALMIEKDALSSVVDILKPETFYKEAHQRIYNAILTLFGNSDPIDLLTVTQQLRKTGEIEMVGGAGYVSELTFRVNSAANIEYHARIVSEQALKRALIAMSSTILRDAYEDTTDVFELLDRTEQSLFKISESNIKKNYADMSTIVRMALNELETKKNQEGLTGVPSGFTQLDRVTSGWQPTELIILAARPAMGKTAFVVSALRNAAVDHGKGVAIFSLEMSSVQLVNRLISAEAEIDSEKIRKGTLAPHEWTQLHHKIQRLTEAPIFIDDTPALSILELRAKCRRLKAQHDIQMVVIDYLQLMSGDSSGRAGGNREQEIASISRALKNLAKELNVPVIALSQLSRAVETRGGDKKPQLSDLRESGSIEQDADMVCFLYRPEYYNITQDENGNSTVGIGEVIIAKNRSGSLDTIQLRFINKFTKFCDLDSYFEPVQAQGFGANVNGLSSFDAPPSAGSVFKSKANDMSNFGNADPSQETPF; this is encoded by the coding sequence CACGCCCGAACCAACACCTTCGTAAACCTTCTGCCTTCGCCGGAGGTCGTCAGCAGGCAGGAAATCACTGGCTCGATACCGGCCTTGGAAAGTTACCACCACAGGCTCTCGACCTCGAAGAAGCCGTTCTGGGTGCCTTAATGATCGAAAAAGATGCATTATCATCTGTTGTTGACATTCTTAAACCTGAGACGTTTTACAAAGAAGCACACCAGCGGATTTACAATGCTATCCTGACGCTTTTTGGCAATTCTGACCCGATCGATTTGTTAACTGTTACGCAACAATTGCGTAAAACAGGTGAAATCGAGATGGTTGGCGGTGCCGGATACGTATCGGAGCTAACCTTCCGGGTCAACTCAGCCGCAAACATTGAATACCATGCCCGGATTGTGTCGGAGCAGGCACTCAAGCGGGCGCTGATTGCCATGTCGTCCACGATTCTGCGCGACGCATACGAAGATACCACCGACGTTTTTGAGCTTCTGGACCGTACCGAGCAATCCCTCTTCAAGATTTCGGAATCGAATATCAAGAAGAACTACGCCGACATGAGTACCATTGTTCGGATGGCGCTCAATGAGCTGGAAACGAAAAAAAATCAGGAAGGTTTAACGGGTGTTCCTTCTGGATTTACTCAACTCGACCGGGTCACTTCGGGCTGGCAACCTACCGAACTTATCATTTTGGCAGCAAGGCCTGCGATGGGAAAAACGGCTTTTGTCGTTTCAGCCCTCCGAAATGCAGCAGTTGACCACGGTAAAGGCGTCGCAATCTTCTCGCTGGAGATGTCGTCCGTACAGTTGGTAAACCGTCTTATTTCAGCAGAAGCAGAGATCGACTCAGAAAAAATTCGGAAAGGGACGCTGGCCCCGCACGAATGGACCCAGTTGCACCATAAAATTCAACGACTGACCGAAGCCCCCATCTTCATCGACGATACCCCTGCCCTCTCCATCCTGGAACTTCGGGCCAAGTGCCGTCGATTGAAAGCGCAGCACGATATCCAGATGGTGGTCATTGACTACCTCCAGCTCATGTCGGGCGATTCATCGGGCCGGGCTGGTGGCAACCGTGAACAGGAAATTGCTTCAATTTCAAGGGCGCTGAAAAACCTGGCAAAAGAACTAAACGTTCCGGTCATTGCACTTTCGCAGTTGAGTCGGGCTGTAGAAACGCGGGGTGGCGATAAGAAACCCCAACTCTCCGACCTTCGGGAATCGGGATCTATCGAGCAGGATGCCGACATGGTCTGCTTCCTGTACCGTCCTGAATATTACAACATTACGCAGGATGAAAACGGCAACTCGACAGTCGGTATTGGCGAAGTGATCATTGCTAAAAACCGAAGTGGCTCGCTCGATACCATTCAGCTACGGTTCATTAACAAGTTCACTAAATTCTGCGACCTCGATTCGTATTTCGAACCTGTTCAGGCGCAAGGATTTGGCGCAAACGTGAATGGCTTAAGTAGTTTCGACGCTCCACCATCGGCAGGAAGCGTTTTCAAAAGTAAGGCCAACGATATGTCGAATTTTGGGAATGCCGATCCAAGTCAGGAAACGCCGTTCTAA
- a CDS encoding ABC transporter substrate-binding protein codes for MVLLTQLPTQAQVSPEAQRRYSNAVKKVLAGDYDRAKIELNGLIQQRGGLAPYASYYYALAAYRQKNFTQSRLALQQLMDLFPNWRKMSEANYLLAAVSMETGEYEDALTAIQQINDPALRTDVTKLEQAFIPKVTDLKRLKELNKAFPNNRTVGLALIDLIQRTASDKDDLELSDRLTNRFGVPGVGSSQPVITPSTTGTMTAGRSTLPTRTNRAKGYYNIAVMFPFRLDEFNSEKRIRANQYVYDLYDGIKMAKTKLQEEGITVNLFAYDVDNDANKALELVNSPAFAQTDLIIGPLYIEPNRIASAYANQSNIVLLNPIATSSDLVTNQPLSFLAQPSLNQQARKLADHARSLNSGRRVAVYFGASRRDSLLAMAYVNELKQQNYQLVDVRKLSGSVQAMADAMQLTGNTSASVSSSRPVSTTQPIPMGHVFFASSNDEEGARILDALNRRHVIGPLLATASAFDFYRIPASTFARREVYLLYPDYIDATREPVVSFQEQYVAKRNTIPSIFASEGYDMMLFFGRQLARNTLLSRNRSMLRSDTDDYILSGFDYTQANENQVVPIVKFEDGKLVKIN; via the coding sequence ATGGTACTCCTTACCCAGCTACCGACGCAGGCTCAGGTATCGCCAGAAGCGCAGAGACGGTACAGTAATGCTGTTAAAAAAGTATTGGCTGGGGATTATGATCGGGCAAAAATAGAACTGAACGGGCTTATTCAGCAGCGGGGGGGATTGGCACCGTATGCCAGCTACTACTACGCATTGGCAGCTTATCGGCAGAAAAATTTCACCCAGTCTCGTTTAGCGCTCCAACAATTAATGGACCTCTTTCCCAACTGGCGAAAGATGAGTGAAGCCAATTACCTGTTAGCGGCAGTTTCGATGGAAACGGGCGAGTATGAAGATGCATTGACGGCTATCCAGCAGATCAATGATCCGGCTTTACGTACTGATGTGACGAAACTGGAGCAAGCTTTCATCCCAAAGGTCACTGACTTAAAACGTCTGAAGGAACTTAACAAAGCTTTTCCAAATAATCGAACAGTTGGTTTAGCATTGATTGACCTGATTCAGCGTACTGCCAGTGATAAGGACGATCTAGAGCTTTCTGACCGGCTAACCAATCGATTTGGCGTTCCAGGCGTGGGGAGTTCGCAACCTGTCATAACGCCATCCACAACAGGCACAATGACCGCTGGTCGTTCAACCTTGCCTACCCGCACTAATCGAGCGAAAGGGTATTATAATATTGCGGTAATGTTCCCGTTTCGGTTAGATGAATTTAATTCAGAAAAGCGCATTCGGGCCAATCAATACGTTTACGATCTCTACGACGGGATCAAAATGGCGAAAACCAAGCTTCAGGAAGAAGGAATTACGGTCAATCTGTTCGCTTATGATGTCGACAATGATGCCAATAAAGCACTTGAACTGGTCAATAGCCCAGCCTTTGCCCAAACAGATCTGATTATTGGCCCACTCTATATCGAACCGAATCGGATTGCATCAGCCTATGCGAACCAAAGTAATATTGTGCTGCTGAACCCGATTGCAACCAGTAGCGATTTAGTTACCAACCAGCCTCTCTCATTTCTGGCGCAACCCTCACTCAACCAGCAGGCGAGAAAGCTGGCTGATCATGCTCGAAGCCTGAATAGTGGTCGCCGGGTGGCGGTTTATTTTGGGGCATCGAGGAGAGACTCGCTGCTAGCAATGGCCTATGTAAATGAGTTGAAGCAGCAAAACTATCAACTCGTGGATGTTCGGAAACTAAGTGGTAGTGTACAGGCAATGGCTGATGCGATGCAATTGACTGGTAACACCAGTGCCAGCGTCAGCTCGTCCCGTCCGGTATCGACAACCCAGCCCATTCCGATGGGGCACGTATTCTTTGCCAGCAGTAACGACGAAGAAGGGGCTCGAATACTAGATGCGCTTAACCGGCGTCATGTGATCGGACCACTTCTGGCTACGGCTTCCGCTTTTGATTTTTATCGTATACCCGCATCGACTTTTGCCCGGCGGGAAGTTTATCTGCTTTACCCTGATTATATTGATGCCACACGCGAACCTGTGGTTAGTTTTCAGGAACAGTATGTAGCTAAGCGGAATACCATTCCATCAATCTTTGCCAGTGAAGGTTACGATATGATGTTATTCTTTGGGCGGCAGCTAGCTCGCAACACCCTTCTGTCGCGCAACCGGAGTATGTTGCGATCCGATACGGACGACTATATTCTTTCCGGATTTGACTATACACAAGCCAATGAAAACCAGGTCGTTCCCATCGTAAAATTTGAAGATGGGAAGCTGGTCAAAATTAATTAG